A genome region from Microbacterium sp. CGR2 includes the following:
- a CDS encoding malate dehydrogenase yields MTTTITITGAGGQIGYALLFRIAAGDLLGPAEKVRLRLLEIPQGLGAAAGAALELQDGAFGLLEHVEVTDDPAVGFDGCELALLVGARPRGPGMERADLLAANAGIFGPQGAAIAAHAASDVRVTVVGNPANTNALIAAAAADGVPAERFAALTRLDENRARAQLAQTLGTPVDTVRRVPIWGNHSATQFPDISHATVAGQPVGEALAQIVGDVPTWLEETFIPRVAKRGAEIIEVRGSSSVASAASASIDHVRDWVQGTEEWTSAGVVSHGEYGVPEGLISSFPVRSVDGQWQIVEGLEVSDWARSKIDASVAELVEEREAVRSLGML; encoded by the coding sequence ATGACGACGACGATCACCATCACCGGAGCCGGCGGACAGATCGGCTACGCCCTGTTGTTCCGCATCGCAGCCGGCGATCTGCTCGGCCCCGCGGAGAAGGTGCGGTTGCGGCTGCTGGAGATCCCGCAGGGGCTCGGTGCGGCGGCGGGTGCCGCGCTCGAGCTGCAGGACGGCGCGTTCGGCCTTCTCGAGCACGTCGAGGTCACTGATGATCCTGCTGTCGGGTTCGACGGGTGCGAGCTCGCGCTGCTGGTCGGCGCTCGGCCCCGCGGCCCCGGTATGGAACGAGCCGATCTCCTCGCCGCCAATGCCGGCATCTTCGGACCCCAGGGTGCGGCGATCGCGGCGCACGCGGCCTCCGATGTGCGGGTGACCGTCGTCGGCAACCCGGCCAACACCAATGCACTCATCGCCGCCGCTGCCGCCGACGGCGTTCCCGCCGAGCGGTTCGCCGCCCTCACGAGGCTCGACGAGAATCGGGCGCGCGCGCAGCTCGCCCAGACTCTCGGGACGCCGGTGGACACCGTCCGGCGGGTGCCGATCTGGGGCAACCACTCGGCGACCCAGTTCCCCGACATCTCGCACGCGACGGTCGCCGGTCAGCCTGTCGGGGAAGCTCTCGCGCAGATCGTGGGCGACGTGCCGACCTGGCTCGAGGAGACCTTCATCCCGCGCGTGGCGAAGCGGGGCGCGGAGATCATCGAGGTGCGCGGGTCGTCGTCGGTTGCTTCGGCGGCGAGCGCCTCGATCGACCACGTCCGCGACTGGGTGCAGGGCACCGAGGAATGGACCTCGGCGGGAGTCGTCTCCCACGGCGAGTACGGCGTGCCCGAAGGATTGATCTCGTCGTTCCCCGTGCGCTCGGTCGACGGGCAGTGGCAGATCGTGGAGGGTCTGGAAGTGAGCGACTGGGCGCGCTCGAAGATCGATGCGTCGGTCGCCGAGCTGGTCGAGGAGCGAGAAGCGGTGCGGTCGCTCGGAATGCTCTGA
- a CDS encoding neutral zinc metallopeptidase: protein MTFNPDADISHNRTRRRGRNTAIAGGGVVGVLGILALIAGPLLGIDLTGLLGGGAAPSGGSEPGGGSIIENCKTGEDANADVDCRMAGAQVALDEFWTENVENYRAPQMVVVDGATSTQCGTASNAVGPFYCPPEEGVFIDPEFFRLMQEQFGASAGNLAQLYIVGHEWGHHIQNITGVMEQYPNNGTGPGSNGVRNELQADCYAGAWIGRMTEQEDADGDRYLEKPTETQIEDALNAAATVGDDHIQEQSGSVNPESWTHGSSDQRQRWFAEGYQNGLAACEQPLTLPVDQLDP, encoded by the coding sequence ATGACGTTCAATCCCGACGCCGACATCTCTCACAACAGGACGCGCCGTCGCGGACGCAACACCGCCATCGCCGGCGGTGGAGTCGTCGGTGTGCTCGGCATCCTCGCGCTGATCGCCGGCCCGCTTCTCGGCATCGACCTGACCGGTCTGCTGGGCGGTGGCGCCGCCCCGAGCGGGGGATCGGAGCCCGGCGGAGGGTCGATCATCGAGAACTGCAAGACCGGTGAAGACGCCAACGCCGACGTCGATTGCCGGATGGCGGGTGCGCAGGTCGCCCTCGACGAGTTCTGGACCGAGAACGTCGAGAACTATCGCGCCCCGCAGATGGTCGTCGTCGACGGCGCCACCTCGACGCAGTGCGGGACGGCCTCCAACGCGGTCGGCCCGTTCTACTGCCCGCCGGAAGAGGGCGTCTTCATCGACCCGGAGTTCTTCCGACTCATGCAGGAGCAGTTCGGTGCCTCCGCCGGCAACCTCGCCCAGCTCTACATCGTCGGGCACGAGTGGGGGCACCACATCCAGAACATCACCGGCGTCATGGAGCAGTATCCGAACAACGGCACCGGTCCGGGAAGCAACGGCGTGCGGAACGAGTTGCAGGCCGATTGCTACGCAGGGGCATGGATCGGACGGATGACCGAGCAGGAGGACGCGGACGGCGACCGATACCTCGAGAAGCCGACGGAAACCCAGATCGAAGATGCTCTGAACGCCGCAGCGACCGTCGGCGACGATCACATCCAAGAGCAGTCCGGCTCCGTCAATCCGGAGAGCTGGACCCACGGCTCGAGCGACCAGCGTCAGCGTTGGTTCGCCGAGGGGTACCAG